One part of the Treponema sp. OMZ 787 genome encodes these proteins:
- a CDS encoding BsuBI/PstI family type II restriction endonuclease gives MITIQQQISKKLEEAIDILTKFGMPKAQLNERTAYCLFALLNISPEKEWKNAENPLIGITPMMDFTKINYQKEYAPNTRETFRRFSIHQLVQAGIVLYNPDDPSRPVNSPKAVYQISPASLEIIKCYRTKTFDTLLKTFMKNQDSLTQQYAHKRKMNMVSVKINENHLIQISPGKHSELIREIIENLAPRFLPNSTLVYVGDTGEKWGYYDQEIAGSLLFNVQEHGKMPDVILYVENKNWLVLIESVTSHGPVDSKRFIELKELFSSVNSYPVFISAFPDKKTFIKFAHNIAWETEVWIAENPDHMIHFNGDKFLGPYK, from the coding sequence ATGATAACTATACAGCAGCAAATTTCTAAAAAACTTGAAGAAGCTATTGATATTCTAACAAAATTCGGAATGCCTAAAGCACAGTTGAATGAAAGAACTGCATATTGTCTTTTTGCACTTCTTAATATAAGTCCCGAAAAAGAGTGGAAAAATGCAGAAAATCCCTTAATTGGGATTACCCCAATGATGGATTTTACAAAGATAAATTATCAAAAAGAGTATGCACCCAATACAAGAGAAACATTCAGACGTTTTAGTATACATCAATTAGTTCAAGCCGGAATTGTTTTGTACAATCCTGATGATCCGTCTCGCCCTGTAAACAGTCCTAAAGCCGTATATCAAATTTCACCGGCCTCTCTTGAAATTATAAAATGCTATAGAACCAAAACATTTGACACTTTACTGAAGACCTTTATGAAAAATCAAGATTCACTAACACAACAATATGCTCATAAAAGAAAAATGAATATGGTTTCAGTAAAAATAAATGAAAATCATCTAATTCAAATTTCTCCGGGAAAACATAGTGAGCTGATAAGAGAAATAATTGAAAATTTAGCACCTAGATTTCTTCCGAACAGTACATTGGTGTATGTCGGTGATACAGGTGAAAAATGGGGCTATTATGACCAAGAAATTGCCGGAAGCTTGCTTTTTAATGTACAAGAACATGGCAAAATGCCTGATGTAATTTTATATGTAGAAAATAAAAATTGGCTGGTTTTGATAGAGTCTGTTACATCTCATGGTCCTGTTGATAGTAAGCGGTTTATAGAATTAAAAGAATTATTTTCATCAGTGAATTCCTATCCGGTATTTATTTCCGCATTTCCTGACAAAAAAACATTTATCAAATTTGCTCACAATATTGCATGGGAAACGGAGGTTTGGATTGCAGAAAATCCGGATCACATGATTCATTTTAATGGAGATAAATTCTTAGGCCCATATAAATAA
- a CDS encoding GntR family transcriptional regulator gives MNIFLNNSSGVPLYEQLSESIKNQILDGSLKEGEALPSMRALAASLRVSVITTKRSYEDLARDGFLYSVPAKGYFVADVNLKKIEKSIKKNIEEKLKEVCSQAKKINLNTEDLYKILRRIY, from the coding sequence GTGAATATTTTTTTGAATAATTCTTCGGGAGTTCCTCTTTATGAGCAGCTTTCGGAAAGTATAAAAAATCAAATTTTAGACGGCTCCCTAAAGGAAGGGGAAGCCCTGCCTTCGATGAGGGCCTTGGCAGCTTCCCTCCGTGTGAGCGTCATTACTACAAAGCGCTCTTATGAGGATTTAGCCCGCGATGGTTTTTTGTATTCGGTTCCTGCTAAGGGGTATTTTGTTGCCGATGTAAATTTAAAAAAAATAGAAAAATCGATTAAAAAAAATATTGAAGAAAAGTTAAAAGAGGTTTGCAGTCAAGCAAAAAAAATTAATCTAAATACTGAGGATTTATATAAAATCCTTAGGCGTATTTATTAG
- a CDS encoding lipoate--protein ligase, with protein MKYLETYSNDPEYNLAFEEYCFRHLPLENDEYFFLWQNGPAVIIGKNQNAYQEVNDDYVSEHNLKVVRRITGGGAVYHDLGNLNFSFVTKTRENQTIDFKRYYIPIINALEKIGVKAELSGRNDVTIDGQKCIGASQSVWQGRVLSNGCILFDVRLEELSKALNVRKEKLESKGVKSVRARVTNIKPHLKRDISVADFKAELLKAIFELEGQEPVEYKLSESELEGVKKIYAERFSLKEWNYGASPKAEYSHYERFPIGSIEVFFNVKNAKIFDLKIHGDFFGTKDVAEIEKLLEGCEYEKNAVSAKLADADLKAYFGTIEIDELVDLFFR; from the coding sequence ATGAAATACTTAGAAACTTATTCAAATGATCCGGAATATAATTTGGCTTTTGAGGAATATTGTTTTAGACATCTGCCTCTTGAAAACGATGAATACTTTTTTTTATGGCAAAATGGTCCTGCCGTAATTATAGGTAAAAATCAAAATGCTTATCAAGAAGTAAATGATGACTATGTGAGTGAGCATAATCTTAAAGTTGTCCGCCGCATAACCGGAGGAGGAGCTGTATATCACGATCTCGGCAATTTGAATTTTTCGTTTGTTACAAAAACAAGGGAAAATCAAACGATTGATTTTAAGCGCTACTATATTCCGATTATAAATGCCTTGGAAAAAATCGGCGTTAAGGCAGAGCTTTCCGGCAGAAACGATGTTACTATAGATGGGCAAAAATGTATCGGTGCTTCCCAGTCGGTTTGGCAGGGCAGGGTTTTGAGTAACGGCTGTATTCTGTTTGATGTCCGCTTGGAAGAACTTTCGAAGGCTCTCAATGTACGAAAAGAAAAACTTGAATCGAAGGGTGTAAAAAGCGTCCGAGCCAGGGTTACAAATATTAAACCCCACTTAAAGCGGGATATTTCTGTTGCCGATTTTAAGGCAGAATTATTGAAAGCTATCTTTGAGCTTGAGGGACAAGAACCTGTAGAATATAAACTTTCCGAATCGGAGCTCGAGGGAGTCAAAAAAATATATGCCGAAAGATTTTCCCTTAAAGAGTGGAACTATGGAGCTTCTCCCAAGGCAGAATATTCCCACTATGAAAGGTTCCCCATAGGAAGCATTGAAGTATTCTTTAACGTTAAAAATGCAAAGATCTTCGATTTAAAAATTCACGGAGACTTTTTCGGTACAAAGGATGTTGCCGAAATTGAAAAACTATTGGAAGGCTGCGAATACGAAAAAAATGCCGTAAGTGCAAAACTTGCAGATGCTGATTTAAAAGCCTATTTCGGCACAATCGAAATAGACGAGCTTGTAGATTTGTTTTTTAGATAG
- a CDS encoding sirohydrochlorin cobaltochelatase, translating into MKKALVIASFGTSYADTREKTIDVIEKEAAERFKDYEIFKAYTSNMVRAILKKRDSINVASPKEIIQELKEKGFSEIYIQPTHIIPGEEYEKLKFENTVLGQPLLNENTDFDEMIKAIDLKKPEADTAILFMGHGSSHEADKFYDIMQNKLNSKGLENVLIGTVEGSVELKDILPILAERKIKKIELYPFMMVAGDHAHNDMAGDEEDSWYTILKNEGYEVNANLKGLGEFPMIREIIFKSLEDTINQGRG; encoded by the coding sequence ATGAAAAAAGCCCTTGTTATAGCAAGTTTCGGTACAAGCTATGCCGATACAAGAGAAAAAACTATTGACGTTATCGAAAAAGAAGCCGCTGAAAGGTTTAAAGATTATGAGATTTTTAAAGCTTATACTTCAAACATGGTTAGGGCGATTCTCAAAAAAAGAGACTCTATCAATGTGGCTTCTCCCAAGGAGATAATTCAAGAATTAAAAGAAAAAGGATTTTCAGAAATTTACATACAGCCGACTCACATAATTCCCGGTGAAGAATATGAAAAACTGAAATTTGAAAACACTGTTTTAGGCCAGCCCCTCTTAAATGAAAATACCGACTTTGACGAAATGATAAAAGCCATCGACTTAAAAAAGCCCGAAGCCGATACCGCAATTCTTTTTATGGGACACGGATCTTCACATGAGGCAGATAAATTCTATGATATAATGCAAAATAAACTAAATTCAAAGGGGCTTGAGAATGTGCTGATAGGAACAGTTGAAGGCTCTGTAGAACTAAAAGATATTCTGCCTATTCTTGCAGAACGCAAAATAAAAAAAATTGAACTGTACCCCTTTATGATGGTTGCAGGTGACCATGCCCACAACGATATGGCGGGGGATGAAGAAGACAGCTGGTACACTATTTTAAAAAATGAAGGTTACGAAGTTAATGCAAATCTAAAAGGCTTGGGAGAATTCCCAATGATTCGGGAAATCATTTTTAAATCCTTAGAGGACACAATCAATCAAGGCAGAGGTTAA
- a CDS encoding precorrin-2 C(20)-methyltransferase: MKNIFAVGTGPGAPEYLTLQAVKALENADLIFAPNNKGKNMALDTVKNFIKNKEVLFLDFPMGFVSDEDYKIQAEKILEKTKENSNSVILTIGDPMIYSTFIYMMPYFKIPEVNLQIISGIPSSVAAAGRAQIPLAEKGEVLTITDHLSEEILNSSSSIALLKTFKQKKLILKEFEDNNFNYAYIKRATMQEEAVLQKDEKEKILEDEDYISLIIARKQKGK, from the coding sequence ATGAAAAATATTTTTGCAGTAGGAACAGGCCCGGGAGCTCCGGAATATCTTACATTACAGGCAGTCAAAGCTCTTGAAAATGCAGATCTGATTTTTGCTCCAAATAATAAGGGAAAAAATATGGCCTTAGATACGGTAAAAAACTTTATAAAAAATAAAGAAGTTTTGTTTCTTGATTTTCCTATGGGCTTTGTATCAGATGAAGATTATAAAATTCAAGCCGAAAAAATACTTGAAAAAACAAAAGAAAATTCAAACTCGGTTATTTTAACGATAGGCGATCCTATGATATACAGCACCTTTATTTACATGATGCCCTACTTTAAAATACCGGAAGTTAATTTGCAAATTATTTCAGGCATTCCTTCCTCGGTAGCAGCCGCAGGCAGAGCACAAATTCCGCTGGCCGAAAAAGGAGAAGTGCTTACTATAACCGATCATCTAAGTGAAGAAATTTTAAATTCATCTTCATCTATAGCCCTTTTAAAAACATTTAAACAAAAAAAACTTATTTTAAAAGAATTTGAAGATAATAATTTTAACTATGCGTATATAAAAAGAGCAACAATGCAAGAGGAAGCCGTTCTGCAAAAGGACGAAAAAGAAAAAATCTTAGAAGACGAAGACTATATTTCCTTAATCATTGCCCGTAAACAAAAAGGAAAATAA
- a CDS encoding Eco57I restriction-modification methylase domain-containing protein: MQRCLSCMRLLLRSNEWNKPEKYVIINAMHKIAEEIEKTRLSHIAETEASHKKNFGQYLTPYPIAKYMVTLFPKTTEALNILDPGAGIGTLSCAFLERIISEKWNNPNIKITAYDLDPSIIEFLNKNLSIGKSYLENYGYTVFNTDFLERTSFEYSFNINEKFSHVIMNPPYKKIPTKSSAREYTRTFGLETVNLYSAFVGAAIAQLKQGGYLSAIIPRSFCNGAYYKPFREFILKNCSIKHIHLFESRNTAFKEEAVLQENIIILLQKGTKQESIDISYSDNINFSDISQKKFDFESIIKPEDKNMYFNIPTPNQKTFYLDNLLFPFQETGISVSTGTIVDFRVKDFIRQTPEYNTIPLLYPIHFRNFKTQWPKQSKKPNSIVCEEKIENMFFPVGYYVVVKRFSTKEEKKRLVASLISPEDIRTDAFAFENHLNVFHDNKQGLSKNLAYGLVVWLNTSFLDSQFRLFSGHTQVNATDLRNLPYPSKIQLHKMGEKLQTYNTWQQEIFDNIALEYLNDNYTAANF; encoded by the coding sequence ATGCAGCGTTGTTTATCATGTATGCGGCTGCTATTAAGATCTAATGAGTGGAATAAACCTGAAAAATATGTTATAATAAACGCTATGCACAAAATTGCAGAAGAAATAGAAAAAACAAGACTCTCTCATATAGCGGAAACGGAGGCATCACATAAAAAAAATTTTGGCCAGTATTTAACTCCATATCCGATAGCAAAATACATGGTCACCCTATTTCCAAAAACAACAGAAGCATTAAATATTCTTGATCCCGGAGCAGGAATCGGAACCCTATCTTGTGCCTTTTTGGAAAGAATTATTTCGGAAAAATGGAATAATCCTAACATAAAAATTACAGCCTATGATTTAGATCCAAGCATAATTGAATTTTTAAATAAAAATCTTTCAATAGGGAAATCATATTTAGAAAATTACGGCTATACTGTTTTTAATACGGATTTTTTAGAAAGAACATCATTTGAATATTCGTTTAACATAAATGAAAAATTTTCCCATGTTATAATGAATCCTCCTTATAAAAAAATTCCAACTAAATCATCGGCAAGAGAATATACAAGAACCTTCGGACTTGAAACAGTTAATCTCTATTCAGCCTTTGTTGGAGCAGCAATAGCTCAATTAAAACAAGGAGGTTATTTATCTGCAATTATTCCGAGAAGTTTTTGTAATGGAGCTTATTATAAACCCTTTAGAGAATTTATTCTGAAAAACTGTTCCATAAAGCATATACATCTTTTTGAATCAAGAAATACAGCTTTTAAAGAAGAAGCCGTTTTGCAAGAAAATATAATTATTTTACTCCAAAAAGGAACTAAACAAGAAAGTATAGATATTTCATACTCTGATAATATAAATTTTTCCGATATTAGTCAAAAAAAATTTGATTTTGAATCAATTATAAAACCTGAAGATAAAAATATGTACTTTAACATTCCTACTCCAAATCAAAAAACATTCTATTTGGACAATCTTTTATTTCCATTTCAAGAAACCGGAATTTCAGTATCTACAGGTACTATAGTTGATTTTAGAGTAAAGGATTTTATCAGACAAACCCCTGAGTATAATACAATTCCCCTTCTTTATCCGATTCATTTTCGTAACTTTAAAACTCAATGGCCTAAACAATCTAAAAAACCGAATTCAATTGTCTGTGAAGAGAAAATAGAAAATATGTTTTTTCCCGTAGGATATTATGTAGTGGTAAAAAGATTTTCTACAAAAGAAGAAAAAAAAAGATTGGTCGCTTCCTTGATTTCGCCTGAAGATATAAGAACGGATGCATTTGCTTTTGAAAACCACTTAAATGTATTTCATGATAATAAACAAGGTCTTTCAAAAAATCTCGCATACGGCCTTGTTGTTTGGTTAAATACATCTTTTCTTGATTCTCAGTTCAGATTATTCAGCGGACACACTCAAGTTAACGCAACAGATTTGCGAAATCTTCCATACCCTTCAAAAATCCAGTTACATAAAATGGGAGAAAAATTGCAAACATATAATACTTGGCAACAAGAAATATTTGATAACATTGCTTTGGAGTATTTAAATGATAACTATACAGCAGCAAATTTCTAA
- a CDS encoding NAD(P)/FAD-dependent oxidoreductase → MINIKESNNCKDEYEVAVIGGGPAGLAAALEAKKNGASSVLIIERDFELGGILNQCIHAGFGLHEFKEELTGPEYAERFIKMVKREDIDILLNTMVIDLTKEREITLINEGGLKKIRAGAVVLAMGCRERTAGAIALKGFRPSGVITAGMAQRLMNIEGLSVGKEVVIYGSGDIGLIMARRMTLEGAKVKAVVEIMPYSSGLNRNIAQCLEDYGIPLFLSHSISCVHGKDRVTGVTIAQIDSSFKEIPGTEKEFSCDTVLLSVGLIPENELTQKAGIALNPITNGAFVDNGMETEASGIFACGNVLHVHDIVDFVTKESRTAGKNAALFAQKNKKLESKTPQKEEEAFIKTRAKKGIRYIVPNRINIANIDGTSLFMRTDSVYRNAHLIIKSGEKILAQKKTAQLVPSEMINIPLNFITLKELTEDITAEVILDE, encoded by the coding sequence ATGATAAATATAAAAGAAAGCAATAATTGCAAAGACGAATACGAGGTCGCCGTAATAGGCGGAGGCCCTGCAGGTTTGGCGGCAGCCCTTGAAGCCAAAAAAAACGGAGCTTCTTCCGTTCTCATAATAGAAAGAGACTTTGAACTCGGCGGCATCTTAAACCAATGTATTCACGCAGGCTTCGGCCTCCACGAATTTAAAGAAGAATTAACCGGCCCCGAATATGCGGAACGCTTTATAAAGATGGTAAAAAGAGAGGACATAGACATCCTCCTCAATACTATGGTAATCGACCTAACCAAGGAAAGGGAAATTACCCTCATAAATGAAGGCGGCTTAAAAAAAATAAGGGCGGGAGCTGTAGTCCTTGCAATGGGCTGCCGCGAGCGCACGGCAGGAGCCATCGCCCTAAAAGGTTTCCGTCCATCGGGCGTAATTACCGCAGGCATGGCTCAGCGCCTTATGAACATCGAGGGTCTTTCAGTCGGCAAAGAGGTTGTAATCTACGGCTCAGGCGATATCGGCCTAATCATGGCCCGCCGTATGACCTTGGAAGGAGCCAAGGTGAAGGCCGTTGTCGAAATCATGCCCTATTCAAGCGGCCTAAACCGCAACATAGCCCAATGCCTTGAAGACTACGGGATTCCGCTTTTTTTAAGTCACAGCATATCCTGCGTCCACGGCAAGGACAGGGTTACGGGAGTTACGATAGCGCAAATAGATTCTTCCTTTAAAGAAATCCCCGGAACCGAAAAAGAATTTTCCTGCGATACGGTTCTTCTTTCAGTCGGGCTAATTCCCGAAAACGAACTTACACAAAAGGCAGGTATAGCCCTCAACCCGATAACAAACGGAGCCTTTGTCGATAACGGAATGGAAACGGAAGCGAGCGGTATCTTTGCCTGCGGAAATGTTCTCCACGTGCACGACATCGTAGACTTTGTTACAAAGGAAAGCCGAACAGCCGGAAAAAACGCAGCCCTCTTTGCTCAAAAAAATAAGAAGCTTGAAAGTAAGACTCCGCAAAAAGAGGAGGAGGCTTTTATTAAGACAAGAGCAAAAAAAGGGATCCGCTACATTGTTCCGAATAGAATAAATATTGCGAACATCGATGGGACTTCACTTTTTATGCGGACGGATTCGGTTTATAGAAATGCTCATCTTATAATTAAGTCGGGCGAAAAAATTCTTGCACAAAAGAAAACGGCTCAGCTGGTTCCGTCCGAGATGATAAACATTCCCTTAAACTTTATCACCTTAAAGGAATTGACCGAAGACATAACTGCGGAGGTAATTTTAGATGAGTAG
- a CDS encoding ABC transporter ATP-binding protein — protein sequence MSDDVLKVEKLKFSIGRGKKAFSLDDISFSVPRGCVTGLIGENGAGKTTLIRLLLDMYQPESGKISLFGEKLKRENIEIKEKIGFVINDSFLSLLFTPKKLGRFFAGVYKNWNQRLYERSLNDFKIPPSRFLSGLSSGTMQKLQIAIALSHGAEFLILDEPLNFLDPVSKKEFLDLIRNFMLDENHSVLISSHQTNELEKICDEIVFISEGKKVFDSSLENINKNYGLLKIDEKTFKSLYSNEYIDYRKTDYAYEVLVSDKENQKFNGMVCEYASLEDIMYFYTKEKI from the coding sequence ATGTCTGATGATGTATTAAAAGTTGAAAAACTTAAATTTTCGATAGGGCGTGGTAAAAAAGCTTTTTCTTTAGATGATATTTCTTTTTCGGTTCCGCGGGGCTGTGTTACGGGCTTAATAGGAGAAAACGGGGCAGGGAAAACAACTCTTATCCGCCTTCTTCTCGATATGTACCAGCCGGAAAGCGGAAAAATCTCCCTCTTTGGGGAGAAATTAAAAAGAGAAAATATAGAAATAAAGGAAAAAATCGGTTTTGTTATAAACGACAGTTTTTTATCCTTGTTGTTCACGCCTAAAAAACTTGGAAGATTTTTTGCGGGTGTTTACAAAAATTGGAATCAGAGGCTTTACGAAAGGTCCCTAAACGATTTTAAAATTCCTCCTTCAAGGTTTTTGTCGGGGCTGTCGTCCGGGACTATGCAAAAACTTCAAATTGCTATAGCCCTCTCTCACGGAGCCGAGTTTTTGATTTTGGATGAGCCTCTTAATTTTTTAGACCCTGTTTCTAAAAAAGAATTTTTAGATCTTATAAGAAACTTTATGCTTGACGAAAATCACTCGGTTTTAATTTCGAGCCATCAAACAAATGAGCTTGAAAAAATTTGCGATGAAATTGTTTTTATAAGTGAGGGGAAAAAAGTTTTTGATTCTTCTTTAGAAAATATAAATAAAAATTACGGGCTTTTAAAAATAGATGAAAAGACTTTTAAGTCCTTGTATAGTAATGAATATATAGATTATAGAAAAACCGATTATGCTTATGAGGTTTTGGTTTCGGATAAGGAAAATCAAAAATTTAACGGAATGGTTTGCGAATATGCAAGCCTTGAAGATATTATGTATTTTTATACAAAGGAGAAAATCTAA
- a CDS encoding DUF1667 domain-containing protein: protein MSRELIKKDFTCVSCPRGCKLSVFKEESGEFSVKGNLCKGGELYAMQEIKDPRRNISSTVIIEGGVLPSLPVKTSSPIPKALIFDVMKEINSVKTQAPKKMGEVIIENVLNTGIDIVASRSCLKAGQR from the coding sequence ATGAGTAGAGAATTGATAAAAAAAGATTTTACATGCGTGTCCTGCCCGCGGGGCTGTAAACTTTCGGTTTTCAAAGAAGAGTCGGGAGAATTTTCAGTTAAAGGAAATTTATGCAAGGGCGGCGAGCTTTACGCAATGCAGGAAATTAAAGACCCTCGAAGAAATATAAGCTCGACTGTAATAATCGAAGGCGGAGTTCTTCCATCTCTTCCCGTAAAAACTTCAAGCCCCATCCCCAAGGCCTTGATCTTCGATGTAATGAAAGAAATAAACAGCGTCAAAACTCAGGCACCTAAAAAGATGGGTGAAGTGATAATTGAAAATGTGCTTAACACAGGAATAGATATAGTCGCAAGCCGCTCCTGCCTCAAAGCCGGACAGAGATAA
- a CDS encoding ATP-binding cassette domain-containing protein, which yields MERPIRIHDGTFYYSKHKVFQNLNIEIPAQKITCILGESGVGKTTLLKIISGSLELKSGSIENRPVRGSYAMAYQDMRLIPHLTAVENIEYVLDLKHSSKLENKKKALFYLRALGLSDFENFLPAELSGGMQRRAGLARALSYPTSLLLLDEAFDSLDEKNKYKVADLFLSIVKKEKRTAVCVTHDAPFAKKIADKIVEL from the coding sequence ATGGAAAGACCGATTAGAATACACGACGGAACTTTTTATTACTCTAAACACAAGGTTTTTCAAAACCTAAATATTGAAATTCCTGCACAAAAAATTACCTGCATTTTAGGAGAATCGGGGGTGGGCAAAACTACCCTTCTAAAAATTATCTCAGGCAGTCTTGAGTTAAAATCGGGAAGCATAGAAAACCGTCCCGTCCGCGGAAGCTATGCCATGGCCTATCAGGACATGCGCCTTATTCCTCATCTAACGGCCGTAGAAAATATAGAATATGTTTTGGATTTAAAACATTCTTCAAAACTTGAAAATAAAAAAAAGGCTCTTTTTTATTTAAGAGCCTTGGGACTTTCAGACTTTGAAAACTTTTTACCTGCCGAACTTTCAGGCGGAATGCAGCGGCGTGCAGGTCTTGCCCGCGCCTTAAGCTATCCCACATCCCTCCTCCTCCTCGATGAGGCCTTCGACTCCCTCGATGAAAAAAACAAGTACAAAGTTGCCGATCTTTTTTTATCGATAGTCAAAAAAGAAAAGCGCACCGCAGTCTGCGTAACTCACGATGCGCCCTTCGCAAAAAAAATTGCGGATAAGATAGTGGAGTTATGA
- a CDS encoding cobyrinate a,c-diamide synthase — translation MKGIMISAPNSNSGKTIVSSALLYSLKKEGLDISAFKTGPDQVDRKILEIISGKRAGNLDPFMMGQAGMEFSLNISNSEYALAEGVMGCFDGIGSTWENSSFDTAEKIGSDIVLVYSPQGEMFTIIPKLKGMIDFSKNRIRAIILNKTNAKLYPLYKKMIEDNLELQVLGFFPKISEFEIEESGLGLNIDERLKDEKFLDVLYKIVKDNIDIKKFLNLFQPLKTGSKIEIKKTKTRTAIAMDEAFNLYYSENIFLLEKSTEVTYFSPLKDEALPDCNFLYFGSGQINKYKEALSKNIAMQKAIKKFAEAEGRILAEGEALSYLFEDLDGFKMCGVFQGSAESSRTLQNFGYKQLEFTDDCILGKKGSGFNAAEYHKSKAVAKPPTIAIVTKPHSSLSFEDGYKYKNCLGLFQNIHFIYNLENFYNLIQN, via the coding sequence ATGAAAGGAATAATGATTTCCGCTCCGAACAGCAATTCGGGAAAAACAATAGTTTCATCAGCCCTGCTCTATTCTTTAAAAAAAGAAGGGCTTGACATCTCCGCATTTAAAACAGGTCCCGATCAAGTCGACCGCAAAATTCTCGAAATAATCTCCGGCAAAAGGGCCGGCAATCTCGACCCGTTTATGATGGGGCAAGCAGGAATGGAATTTTCGCTTAATATTTCAAACTCGGAATACGCCCTTGCCGAAGGTGTGATGGGCTGCTTTGACGGAATCGGCTCTACTTGGGAAAACTCATCCTTTGATACGGCTGAAAAAATCGGGAGCGATATTGTACTCGTATATTCCCCGCAAGGAGAAATGTTTACAATTATTCCTAAGCTAAAAGGGATGATAGATTTTTCAAAAAACAGAATAAGGGCAATTATACTTAATAAAACCAATGCTAAACTTTATCCTCTTTACAAAAAGATGATAGAAGATAACCTTGAACTGCAAGTCTTGGGTTTTTTTCCTAAAATCTCCGAATTCGAAATTGAAGAATCGGGACTTGGTCTCAACATAGATGAAAGGCTAAAGGATGAAAAATTTTTAGATGTCTTATATAAAATTGTAAAAGATAATATCGATATTAAAAAATTTTTAAACTTATTTCAGCCTCTTAAAACCGGTAGTAAGATAGAAATAAAAAAAACAAAGACACGAACTGCAATCGCAATGGATGAGGCCTTTAATTTATACTATTCAGAAAATATATTTTTGCTCGAAAAAAGCACCGAGGTAACTTATTTTTCTCCTCTCAAAGATGAAGCATTGCCGGACTGTAATTTTTTATATTTTGGGAGCGGACAAATAAATAAATACAAGGAAGCTCTTTCAAAAAATATTGCAATGCAAAAAGCAATCAAAAAATTTGCAGAAGCCGAAGGCCGTATTCTGGCTGAAGGTGAAGCCCTCTCCTATCTTTTTGAAGACCTTGACGGTTTTAAAATGTGCGGTGTTTTTCAAGGTTCGGCCGAAAGTTCACGCACCTTGCAAAATTTCGGATATAAGCAGCTTGAGTTTACCGATGACTGTATCTTGGGAAAAAAAGGAAGCGGATTCAATGCGGCCGAATATCATAAGTCAAAGGCTGTAGCTAAGCCCCCAACCATTGCTATAGTCACAAAACCGCATTCAAGTTTAAGTTTTGAAGACGGCTACAAATACAAAAATTGCTTGGGTCTTTTTCAAAACATCCATTTTATATATAATCTTGAGAATTTTTACAATCTGATACAAAATTAG